The Persephonella hydrogeniphila genome has a window encoding:
- a CDS encoding HyaD/HybD family hydrogenase maturation endopeptidase has translation MRKIGIVGVGNILFKDEGIGVFTVKYLQENYIFEPDIDLIDAGTLGFGLMGYLHDYDHIILIDTISVNDKAGSVYRLTPEQLSGLASYHQTAHEVEVLQMIELTPLTGKMADTVIIGVVPERIDISEIGLTGTLEKTPFLTVISQILKELDRIGIKYKKINDLSVEEVVMKHFGSYNGKLSEKRIWNDNRQQNRS, from the coding sequence ATGAGAAAAATCGGCATTGTAGGTGTAGGAAATATTCTTTTTAAAGATGAAGGAATAGGAGTTTTCACTGTAAAATATCTTCAGGAAAATTATATATTCGAACCAGACATAGACCTTATAGACGCAGGGACTCTCGGATTTGGATTGATGGGATACCTCCATGATTACGACCATATAATACTGATTGATACGATATCTGTTAATGACAAAGCAGGTTCTGTTTATAGACTTACTCCTGAACAGCTCTCAGGTCTTGCTTCCTACCACCAGACAGCCCACGAGGTTGAAGTTCTTCAGATGATAGAGCTTACTCCTCTTACAGGAAAGATGGCAGATACAGTGATAATAGGTGTGGTTCCTGAAAGAATAGATATATCAGAGATAGGACTTACCGGAACACTTGAAAAAACACCATTCCTGACAGTAATATCCCAGATTTTAAAGGAATTAGACAGGATAGGTATAAAATACAAAAAGATAAACGACCTCTCTGTAGAAGAAGTCGTAATGAAACATTTTGGCTCTTACAACGGAAAACTATCAGAAAAGAGGATCTGGAATGATAACAGACAACAGAATAGGTCTTAA
- a CDS encoding TetR/AcrR family transcriptional regulator yields MSKIRKTIKEEKKKEIVKVACKLFAQRGYYNTTIPDIAEELGMSVGNLYNYFSSKEELAKYIMQYSSRLLGEEIKKINEENITTKEKVYKIVRKFFEISKEQPELIEYFLRVFLSNREVFEDGCEGFLCVQEVVTELMLFLEEGARKGELRQQEFFPAFVTLMGPLGGMVFLQGENVLPKEPIEYSEELAENIWRALKA; encoded by the coding sequence GTGTCTAAAATAAGAAAAACTATAAAAGAAGAAAAGAAAAAAGAAATAGTAAAGGTAGCCTGCAAGCTGTTTGCGCAGAGAGGATATTACAACACCACCATTCCAGATATAGCAGAAGAGCTTGGAATGAGTGTGGGAAATCTATACAATTACTTCAGTTCAAAGGAAGAACTTGCAAAATATATAATGCAGTACTCCTCCAGACTATTAGGAGAAGAGATTAAAAAGATAAATGAAGAGAACATAACAACAAAAGAAAAGGTATACAAAATAGTCAGAAAATTCTTTGAGATCTCAAAAGAACAACCGGAGCTTATCGAATACTTTTTGAGGGTTTTCCTTTCAAACAGAGAAGTTTTTGAAGATGGCTGCGAAGGATTTCTTTGTGTTCAGGAGGTTGTAACAGAACTCATGTTATTCCTCGAAGAAGGTGCAAGGAAAGGAGAGTTAAGGCAACAGGAGTTTTTCCCTGCTTTTGTAACACTTATGGGTCCCTTAGGAGGAATGGTATTTCTTCAGGGAGAAAATGTTCTTCCTAAAGAGCCTATCGAATATTCGGAAGAGCTTGCAGAAAATATCTGGAGAGCCTTAAAAGCATAA
- a CDS encoding hydrogenase small subunit, translating into MKFSDREHLRALFSKPTNYINTNRGDAYYRELYRKMEKRLAELRAQKPVREAEIKFEEYLKVWELSRRDFLKWVSATTAMLMLPPQFEPLVAQAAEVMNRVPIIWINIQDCAGNTEALLRSASPTVDELILEYLSVEYHEVIMAAAGDQAEQNLEKAVKDFDGKYLLFVEGSIPVGMPEAFTIGRHPKTGVEHVKHLSEHAAAVIAVGSCASFGGVPAAYPNPTGAVGVMDIVKGKPVVNIPACPANPANITGVVIHYILTGEIPELDSLLRPKFAFGYRIHDNCERRAHFDAGEFVEEWGDYGAKNNFCLYKMGCKGPFTFNNCSIVRYNEGTNWPIGVGRGCIGCSEPNFWDVYATERPIADSPIQPPAGRGVESTVDQFGLAILTATAVGIGIHAVASAVAGKREENKEEQ; encoded by the coding sequence ATGAAATTTTCAGACAGGGAACACCTGAGAGCCCTTTTCTCAAAACCAACGAACTATATCAACACCAATCGGGGAGATGCTTACTACAGAGAACTCTACAGAAAGATGGAAAAAAGACTTGCTGAACTTAGAGCACAGAAGCCTGTTAGAGAAGCAGAGATAAAATTTGAAGAGTACCTGAAAGTCTGGGAGCTTTCAAGAAGAGATTTTCTAAAGTGGGTATCTGCGACAACAGCTATGCTAATGCTTCCCCCTCAGTTTGAGCCTCTTGTTGCACAGGCTGCCGAAGTAATGAACAGGGTGCCTATAATCTGGATAAATATACAGGACTGCGCTGGAAACACAGAAGCTCTCTTGAGAAGTGCTTCCCCTACAGTTGATGAACTTATACTTGAGTATCTTTCTGTTGAGTACCACGAAGTAATCATGGCAGCAGCGGGTGATCAGGCAGAGCAGAATCTTGAGAAAGCTGTAAAAGATTTTGATGGGAAATACCTGCTGTTTGTTGAAGGTTCCATCCCTGTAGGAATGCCTGAAGCTTTTACTATAGGGAGACACCCTAAAACCGGAGTAGAACATGTAAAGCATCTATCTGAACATGCTGCTGCTGTAATAGCTGTCGGCTCATGTGCGTCCTTTGGAGGAGTACCTGCTGCATACCCTAATCCAACAGGTGCTGTAGGTGTTATGGATATAGTAAAAGGTAAACCTGTTGTAAATATTCCTGCATGTCCTGCAAACCCTGCAAATATAACAGGTGTGGTAATCCATTACATCTTGACAGGAGAAATTCCGGAACTGGACTCTCTGCTGAGACCAAAATTTGCATTTGGATACAGAATTCATGATAATTGCGAGAGGAGAGCACATTTTGATGCAGGAGAGTTTGTTGAGGAATGGGGAGACTATGGAGCAAAAAATAATTTCTGCCTTTATAAAATGGGATGTAAAGGACCTTTCACTTTTAACAACTGCTCTATAGTCAGATATAACGAAGGAACAAACTGGCCTATTGGTGTAGGTAGAGGATGTATCGGATGTTCAGAACCTAACTTTTGGGATGTTTATGCTACAGAAAGACCTATAGCAGATTCTCCAATACAGCCACCTGCCGGAAGAGGCGTTGAATCAACAGTTGATCAGTTTGGTCTTGCAATCTTAACGGCAACTGCTGTAGGAATTGGTATTCATGCTGTAGCCAGTGCGGTTGCCGGAAAAAGAGAAGAAAACAAAGAAGAACAATAG
- a CDS encoding (2Fe-2S)-binding protein produces the protein MEEIEVCVCKRITLSELLQALEEENIDDIQTLIEKTGAGTVCKMCISPEEDPYGERDIHLSELVK, from the coding sequence ATGGAAGAGATTGAAGTCTGTGTATGTAAAAGGATAACACTCTCTGAACTACTTCAGGCATTAGAAGAAGAAAATATAGATGATATCCAGACTTTGATAGAAAAAACAGGGGCAGGAACAGTATGTAAAATGTGTATCTCTCCAGAAGAAGACCCGTATGGAGAGAGAGATATACACCTTTCTGAACTTGTAAAATAA
- a CDS encoding Ni/Fe hydrogenase yields MKTLLWIQGLTCNGNTQSLLNAENPSFYELFSKIKLLYHPSISYREKIFSVLKKIKEEKVKLDILVVEGAITTDKNFCRIGNLSISEILDTLSKRADFIIAAGNCASYGNIPALYTKNKDIRGLQFKFTEKKGYFSPEFRTRSGYPVINIPGCPMHPAWFTQTVLAILENRKIILDDYNRPKELFMYLPHDGCIRNEYFEWKVESEEFGHKEGCLFYNLGCKGPMTHAPCNKILWNRISSKTRAGSPCLGCTEFNFPLRENYFETKKNIGIPEEVPLGVSKRAYITISGVAKTLKNERLLKKLEETE; encoded by the coding sequence ATGAAAACTTTACTGTGGATACAGGGTTTAACATGTAATGGAAATACACAGTCTTTGCTCAATGCTGAAAATCCTTCATTTTATGAACTATTTTCAAAAATAAAACTTCTCTACCATCCATCGATATCCTACAGGGAAAAAATTTTTTCAGTACTAAAAAAAATAAAAGAAGAAAAGGTGAAATTAGATATACTCGTCGTCGAAGGGGCAATAACAACAGATAAGAATTTCTGCAGAATAGGTAATCTTTCTATTTCTGAAATACTTGATACGCTCTCAAAGAGAGCTGATTTTATTATAGCAGCTGGAAACTGTGCTTCTTACGGTAACATTCCTGCCCTCTACACTAAAAATAAAGATATAAGAGGTCTTCAATTTAAATTTACAGAGAAAAAAGGTTATTTTTCTCCCGAATTTAGAACCAGATCAGGTTATCCTGTAATAAATATACCTGGATGTCCAATGCATCCTGCATGGTTTACCCAGACTGTACTTGCCATTTTAGAAAACAGAAAAATCATCTTAGATGACTACAACAGACCTAAAGAGCTTTTTATGTATCTTCCCCATGACGGGTGTATCAGGAATGAGTATTTTGAATGGAAAGTAGAAAGTGAAGAGTTTGGCCATAAGGAAGGTTGTCTGTTTTATAACCTTGGATGTAAAGGACCTATGACCCATGCCCCTTGCAACAAAATTCTGTGGAACAGGATCTCTTCCAAAACACGGGCTGGTTCTCCATGTTTAGGGTGTACAGAGTTTAATTTTCCTCTAAGGGAAAACTATTTCGAAACAAAGAAAAATATAGGAATCCCGGAAGAAGTCCCTTTAGGCGTTTCAAAAAGAGCCTACATAACAATATCAGGAGTCGCAAAAACCCTAAAAAACGAAAGACTACTAAAAAAATTAGAAGAAACAGAGTAG
- the hypB gene encoding hydrogenase nickel incorporation protein HypB has product MCKDCGCSIPEHNHPLENHKNPTLEDKKTVEVITKILDANDKQAESNRKHFDRHGIFAVNLMSSPGAGKTTLLEKTIELLSDQLKIGVIEGDLETNRDAERIRSKGAPAYQITTGQACHLDAFMVHEGIHNLPLEKLDIVFVENVGNLVCPASYDIGTHLNVVLLSIPEGDDKPAKYPVMFRSADLMLITKTDLLSYFDFDIGKAVNEARALNPKIDIIQLSTKTGEGLDKWIDYLKIKASIRSII; this is encoded by the coding sequence ATGTGCAAAGATTGTGGCTGTTCTATCCCAGAACATAATCACCCCCTTGAAAATCACAAAAACCCAACACTTGAAGATAAAAAAACAGTAGAGGTAATAACAAAAATCTTAGACGCAAACGACAAACAGGCAGAGAGCAATAGAAAACATTTTGACAGACACGGAATATTTGCTGTAAATCTTATGAGCTCTCCTGGAGCAGGAAAAACCACACTACTGGAAAAAACAATTGAGCTGTTATCAGATCAGCTGAAAATCGGTGTTATAGAAGGAGATCTTGAGACCAACAGAGATGCAGAAAGAATTCGTTCAAAAGGAGCACCAGCCTACCAGATAACAACAGGACAGGCATGCCATCTCGATGCATTTATGGTTCACGAAGGTATACATAATCTTCCTCTTGAAAAATTAGATATAGTTTTTGTCGAAAACGTAGGAAATCTGGTATGTCCTGCATCGTACGATATCGGTACCCATCTTAATGTGGTTCTTCTATCTATTCCTGAAGGAGATGATAAACCGGCAAAATACCCTGTTATGTTTAGATCTGCAGACCTTATGCTTATAACAAAGACAGACCTTCTTTCTTATTTTGATTTCGATATTGGCAAAGCTGTAAATGAAGCAAGAGCGCTAAATCCTAAAATAGATATCATCCAGTTATCAACAAAAACAGGAGAAGGTCTGGACAAATGGATTGATTATCTAAAAATAAAGGCTTCTATCAGGAGTATTATATAA
- a CDS encoding nickel-dependent hydrogenase large subunit, translated as MTKIQKTVLNRVEGEIELKLVWENNAVKDAFIIAPNFRGFEFILKNKPILDALVITPRVCGICGHAHLIVTTKALEDLYKNAGVKIETPQNAKIIRDITLFSEIVQNHIRWFYLFVLPDFIKLDKGKSLRKYEPIRGYQWRKAVDYSSKIVKVSAIFSGQWPHSSYSVVGGVTCDPTTFEITEAEAIVDSVIRFTEENIIGMDIEKYLTVSNLDDYFEKSGNCDLKTFLKLSLKHKLHKVGKAYHRFLTICQIEDVFEKGITKRKKKDFKPEKITEIDTFSFLTEKGINYGKNRYSWAKAVRYEGLPYETSPLARRINSRDNLFINLLDQFKDSYIVRVWARLDEIIKILIAMKKRLKNINLSDPFYIKPPADYREISGEGTGLCEAARGSLIHQIKAENGKIKQYNIITPSTWNLGPRCEKYHSPAEKAIIGVDSPLKAEMILRSFDVCSVCTTH; from the coding sequence ATGACAAAAATCCAGAAAACTGTACTTAACAGAGTTGAAGGGGAAATCGAGCTCAAACTTGTATGGGAAAATAACGCTGTAAAAGATGCTTTTATTATAGCTCCAAATTTTCGTGGATTCGAGTTCATACTAAAAAATAAACCTATTCTGGACGCCCTTGTTATTACTCCCCGTGTATGTGGCATATGTGGACATGCACACCTGATAGTTACAACAAAAGCTCTGGAAGATCTTTATAAAAACGCAGGAGTAAAGATAGAAACACCCCAGAACGCAAAAATAATCAGGGATATAACTCTTTTTTCTGAAATAGTTCAAAATCACATACGCTGGTTTTATCTGTTTGTTCTACCTGACTTTATAAAATTAGACAAAGGAAAAAGTCTAAGAAAATATGAACCTATCAGAGGATACCAGTGGAGAAAAGCAGTTGATTACAGCTCAAAAATTGTTAAAGTATCTGCTATCTTTAGTGGTCAGTGGCCCCACTCTTCATACTCTGTGGTAGGTGGAGTAACCTGTGATCCCACCACATTTGAGATTACAGAAGCAGAAGCGATTGTAGACTCAGTTATAAGGTTTACAGAGGAAAATATAATAGGTATGGATATAGAAAAGTATCTTACCGTGAGTAATCTTGATGATTACTTTGAAAAATCAGGTAACTGTGATCTGAAAACTTTCCTGAAACTGTCCTTAAAACATAAGCTCCACAAAGTAGGAAAAGCTTACCATAGATTTTTGACAATCTGTCAGATAGAGGATGTTTTCGAAAAAGGTATAACAAAAAGAAAGAAGAAAGATTTTAAACCAGAAAAGATAACAGAAATTGACACTTTTTCTTTTTTAACAGAAAAGGGTATAAACTACGGTAAAAACAGATACTCATGGGCAAAAGCTGTCAGGTATGAAGGGCTTCCTTATGAAACTTCCCCTCTTGCAAGAAGAATCAACAGCAGAGACAATTTATTTATAAATCTATTGGATCAGTTTAAAGACAGCTACATAGTAAGAGTATGGGCAAGATTGGACGAAATAATAAAAATCCTTATAGCAATGAAAAAAAGACTTAAAAATATAAATCTGTCCGATCCATTTTATATAAAACCTCCTGCAGACTACAGGGAGATATCAGGAGAAGGAACAGGTCTCTGTGAGGCTGCAAGGGGCTCCCTTATTCATCAGATAAAAGCTGAAAATGGAAAAATAAAGCAGTACAACATAATAACTCCTTCCACATGGAATCTTGGTCCCAGATGTGAAAAGTACCATTCCCCTGCAGAAAAAGCAATAATAGGAGTAGACTCTCCCTTAAAAGCGGAAATGATTTTAAGAAGTTTTGATGTCTGTTCTGTCTGCACTACCCATTAG
- a CDS encoding acylphosphatase, translating to MITDNRIGLKISFDYLSGNDILLEFIKHIADKHRIEGFLERKGDQIEIIVSGSLENIQEFSKELGEKLPYSIFMSDASTQVIESIPPSTDKFQIKGEINILPQNLSICPECLKELFDSKNRRFYFPFISCNYCGNHYSYLYEYPFKREKTVFKFFQPCEECKKEYENKKSRRYRYPLISCHRCLTPVYLKKGENERYGFDSEKTVGAINTAAGIIKKGNLLRIYTSNGEKVIGIINEENSQKVREILNMGRKPLTVMFTHFGALEKYLILSQYEFRALGSQEKPVVYLKPSDSFIEKSFVSEFDFIKAKLPDDPILLLLSATLREEDIEYLLIENITEEYQKTITEFELNADLPVINKQKDMNLIIIDRYTIIEDGEKGVLPNIIKSKSTGNLSIHGSYAALDLGNGEYLIDRKEKIINQLNDFVDSINSFNYSEYENINIPSETKRKFEDYQGAILSVAAENSILDESFVGIYFSHDSDNNLIAVKQKTKPLSPLIKIKPLRIYEDFYRTVNYILSQIKKSSEEGKRLIDKFCSRFTDFKPEEPEGEYRLSSNITAIFNAISILTGIFPHKDISFHTEPYLYIREKAINFKGKKGVRIDYYLQEENGEFFLDWVKIIQSALSYKLADTDDDMLAFSVFEGFTDWIINEVSLILSKLKIDSTILSGNLLTDPLIGGKLISSFSKNSNYYINRRLPVDNVNIAFGGIFV from the coding sequence ATGATAACAGACAACAGAATAGGTCTTAAAATAAGCTTTGATTATTTGAGTGGTAATGATATACTCCTTGAGTTTATAAAGCATATAGCAGATAAACACAGAATAGAAGGGTTTTTAGAGAGAAAAGGAGACCAGATTGAGATTATAGTATCGGGCTCTCTGGAAAACATACAGGAATTCTCAAAAGAATTAGGAGAAAAACTACCTTACTCTATATTCATGTCAGATGCTTCAACACAGGTGATAGAAAGTATCCCACCATCCACAGATAAATTCCAGATAAAAGGAGAGATAAACATACTGCCCCAGAACTTATCTATATGCCCTGAGTGCTTAAAAGAACTTTTTGACAGTAAAAATAGGAGATTTTACTTTCCTTTTATATCCTGTAACTACTGTGGAAATCATTACTCATACCTTTATGAGTATCCTTTCAAAAGGGAAAAAACCGTTTTTAAATTTTTCCAGCCATGTGAAGAATGTAAAAAAGAGTATGAAAACAAAAAAAGCCGTAGATACAGATATCCTCTTATATCATGTCACAGATGCTTAACCCCTGTTTATCTTAAAAAAGGAGAAAACGAGAGGTACGGCTTTGACAGCGAAAAAACAGTAGGAGCGATCAACACTGCAGCAGGCATTATAAAGAAAGGAAATCTTCTGAGGATTTATACATCTAACGGAGAAAAAGTTATTGGAATCATAAACGAGGAAAACTCACAAAAAGTAAGAGAGATTTTAAATATGGGAAGGAAACCTTTAACAGTTATGTTTACACATTTTGGAGCCCTTGAAAAATACCTGATCTTATCTCAATATGAATTTAGAGCTTTAGGTTCTCAGGAAAAACCTGTTGTATACCTCAAACCCTCTGACAGTTTTATAGAAAAAAGTTTTGTGTCAGAGTTTGATTTTATAAAAGCAAAGCTTCCTGACGACCCTATCTTGCTTCTACTATCTGCAACCCTAAGAGAAGAAGATATAGAGTACCTGCTTATTGAAAATATAACAGAGGAATATCAGAAGACAATTACAGAATTTGAGCTAAATGCAGATCTTCCTGTAATAAACAAACAAAAAGATATGAATTTAATAATAATTGACAGGTACACAATAATAGAAGATGGAGAAAAAGGGGTTTTACCAAACATCATAAAATCAAAATCAACAGGAAATCTTTCTATACACGGCAGTTATGCAGCTTTAGACCTTGGAAATGGTGAGTATCTGATAGACAGAAAAGAGAAAATAATAAACCAGCTGAATGATTTTGTAGACAGTATAAACAGTTTCAATTATTCAGAGTATGAAAATATAAATATACCATCTGAGACCAAAAGAAAATTTGAAGACTATCAGGGAGCTATACTGTCTGTAGCTGCCGAAAACAGTATATTAGACGAATCTTTTGTCGGTATATATTTTTCACACGATTCTGATAATAACCTGATAGCCGTAAAACAAAAAACGAAACCATTATCCCCGTTAATAAAAATAAAACCTCTGAGGATATACGAAGATTTTTATAGAACTGTAAACTATATACTCTCCCAGATAAAAAAATCATCTGAAGAAGGAAAAAGACTCATAGATAAATTTTGCAGCAGATTTACAGATTTTAAACCTGAAGAGCCTGAAGGAGAGTACAGACTATCTTCAAATATAACCGCAATTTTCAATGCTATTTCTATTCTTACAGGAATTTTCCCGCACAAAGATATATCTTTTCACACAGAACCATACCTTTATATAAGAGAAAAAGCTATTAATTTTAAAGGGAAAAAAGGTGTGAGGATTGATTACTACCTGCAGGAAGAAAACGGGGAGTTTTTTCTAGACTGGGTAAAAATTATACAGAGTGCTCTATCTTATAAACTTGCAGATACAGATGATGATATGCTTGCCTTTTCTGTTTTTGAAGGGTTTACAGACTGGATAATCAATGAAGTATCCCTAATCCTATCTAAGCTTAAAATAGATAGTACTATTCTTTCAGGAAATCTTTTAACAGATCCGCTAATAGGTGGAAAACTGATCAGCAGTTTTTCTAAAAACAGCAACTATTATATAAACAGAAGACTTCCTGTTGATAATGTAAATATAGCGTTTGGAGGAATATTCGTTTAG
- a CDS encoding cytochrome b/b6 domain-containing protein, with amino-acid sequence MYKKVRRMTATMRIIHWVNVFSIVAAVITGLYIAHPYYQSMIAEAAAYKYVMAYNRWVHFIAAILLDVTSIAVAYLYFFSRFEKPVKKLIPNGQNIKEFVEVVINLLTLNRRKNFDSSHLDSFNAVYFTILHLLLFLMLFTGLQMYVWGLAHGTSSIGAWWPWLLHIGTDWTLWVFGGAHGVRVVHHLTMWIIIAWVAFHIYYQVWRTIFWREGDMAIVFGGYKFKKAK; translated from the coding sequence ATGTACAAAAAAGTAAGAAGAATGACCGCAACAATGAGAATAATTCATTGGGTAAATGTTTTCTCCATAGTCGCTGCTGTTATAACAGGCCTTTATATAGCACACCCTTATTACCAGAGTATGATAGCAGAAGCTGCAGCCTACAAATACGTTATGGCTTACAACAGATGGGTTCATTTTATTGCAGCTATCCTCCTTGATGTTACATCTATTGCTGTTGCTTATCTTTATTTTTTCAGCAGATTTGAAAAACCGGTCAAAAAACTAATACCTAACGGACAGAATATAAAAGAGTTTGTAGAGGTTGTTATAAACCTGCTAACCTTAAATAGAAGAAAAAATTTTGATTCCTCCCATCTTGATAGTTTCAATGCTGTTTATTTTACAATACTTCATCTTCTTCTCTTTCTTATGTTATTTACCGGACTGCAGATGTATGTATGGGGGCTTGCCCATGGAACCTCCTCCATTGGAGCATGGTGGCCGTGGCTGCTTCATATAGGAACAGACTGGACATTGTGGGTATTTGGCGGTGCTCACGGGGTAAGAGTAGTCCACCATCTGACTATGTGGATAATAATTGCATGGGTTGCTTTTCATATATACTATCAGGTGTGGAGAACTATATTCTGGAGAGAAGGAGATATGGCAATTGTTTTCGGTGGCTACAAATTTAAAAAGGCAAAATAA
- a CDS encoding nickel-dependent hydrogenase large subunit, with amino-acid sequence MGKHLVVDPITRIEGHLRIEAILDENNVIVDAYSSSTMWRGIEIIMKGRDPRDVPLLAMRICGVCTGTHYYTSTQTVEHALGIVPPKNARLVRNLIQGSLYIHDHTVHFYHLHALDWVDVVSALKADPAKAAAEAKKWANMLTDPLTGETIQPWNAGEGTFRAVQERLKKFVKAGRLGPFANAYWGNKSYKLTPEQNLVAVSHYLDALDIQREMAKLMAIFGGKNPHPQSLVVGGVTCVQDIKNPARLGFFGDLLGLSREFIYRAYLPDLLMAGAVYADEALKGIGRGLGNYMAYGDFRMDDNPWYKGKLLFPQGVVLNMDLSTVYDVDQSKITEDVTHSWYEYDVNQPLHPFEGQTKPKYTGFKKDGTLDTKGKYSWIKSPIYDDHRVEVGPLARMIVGYARGDERIKHYVDWLLKSGNLPTKVLFSTVGRTAGRAIETAIMVDVMKEWLNELSKNVASGDLSTWTEYDFDSLTKGKERKGYGLTEAPRGALGHWIRIKDGKVENYQAVVPSTWNGAPRDYKNRMGAYEASLIGTPMSNPDQPLEILRTIHSFDPCIACAVHVIDAKGKELGVYKVEPVGGACTI; translated from the coding sequence ATGGGAAAGCATCTTGTAGTTGATCCTATAACAAGAATTGAGGGTCATTTAAGAATAGAAGCTATACTTGATGAAAATAACGTGATTGTTGACGCATACAGTTCATCCACTATGTGGAGAGGAATTGAGATTATAATGAAAGGAAGAGATCCAAGGGATGTTCCTCTCCTTGCTATGAGAATATGTGGTGTATGTACAGGAACACATTACTACACAAGTACACAGACTGTAGAACATGCCTTAGGCATCGTACCACCAAAAAATGCAAGACTTGTCAGAAATCTTATACAGGGTTCCCTTTATATTCATGACCACACGGTTCATTTCTATCATTTACATGCTCTGGATTGGGTTGATGTTGTTTCTGCCCTTAAAGCCGATCCTGCAAAGGCAGCTGCAGAAGCAAAAAAGTGGGCAAATATGCTGACTGATCCACTAACAGGAGAAACAATACAGCCTTGGAACGCAGGAGAAGGAACTTTCAGGGCAGTTCAGGAGAGGCTTAAAAAGTTTGTCAAAGCAGGAAGACTCGGACCTTTTGCAAATGCTTACTGGGGAAATAAATCATACAAGCTCACACCTGAACAGAACCTTGTTGCTGTTTCCCACTATTTAGATGCACTTGATATTCAGAGAGAAATGGCGAAACTTATGGCAATATTCGGCGGCAAAAATCCCCACCCACAATCCCTTGTTGTAGGTGGAGTGACCTGTGTTCAGGATATAAAAAATCCTGCAAGACTGGGGTTCTTCGGAGATCTACTTGGATTATCAAGGGAGTTTATATACAGAGCTTATTTGCCTGACCTCCTAATGGCAGGAGCTGTTTATGCAGATGAAGCACTAAAAGGAATAGGTAGAGGTCTGGGCAATTACATGGCATATGGAGATTTCAGAATGGACGACAATCCATGGTACAAAGGTAAACTCCTGTTTCCTCAAGGAGTTGTATTGAATATGGATCTTTCAACAGTGTATGACGTTGATCAATCCAAAATAACAGAAGATGTAACCCACAGCTGGTACGAATACGATGTAAACCAACCCCTTCATCCATTTGAAGGTCAGACCAAACCTAAGTACACAGGTTTCAAAAAAGATGGGACTTTAGATACAAAAGGAAAATACTCATGGATTAAATCTCCTATATACGATGACCACAGGGTAGAAGTAGGACCTCTTGCAAGAATGATTGTTGGGTATGCAAGGGGAGATGAAAGAATAAAACATTATGTAGACTGGCTGTTAAAGTCAGGAAATCTTCCTACAAAAGTCTTATTCTCTACGGTTGGCAGGACTGCAGGAAGAGCTATAGAAACTGCAATTATGGTAGATGTTATGAAAGAGTGGCTGAATGAGCTTTCAAAGAATGTTGCATCAGGAGATCTTAGTACATGGACAGAATACGACTTTGACAGCTTGACAAAAGGAAAAGAAAGAAAGGGATATGGACTTACTGAAGCTCCCCGGGGAGCTCTGGGGCACTGGATAAGAATAAAAGACGGAAAAGTAGAAAACTATCAGGCTGTTGTTCCATCAACATGGAATGGCGCACCAAGGGATTACAAAAATAGAATGGGAGCATACGAGGCATCACTTATAGGTACTCCGATGTCTAATCCAGATCAGCCCCTTGAAATACTCCGGACAATACACTCTTTTGATCCGTGCATAGCCTGTGCCGTTCATGTTATAGATGCAAAAGGTAAAGAGTTAGGTGTTTATAAAGTCGAACCTGTAGGCGGTGCCTGTACGATTTAA